The genomic interval AGATCTGATGAATACAGATGCTCTGTCTGCTGAAAGATAGTTAGAAATAAACAGTGGTAAGCAATGGTAGTCATTTGTAGGGTGGGATTACTGCTATGGACCAGGGCCGTGTCAAGGGACAGACCACAAACTTAATCTAGCAGCTGATAGGATATAATCTTGTCAATCTGAATTGAACAGAATGGTTGCGTATTTACCCCACACAATGATACACAATGTTTATTTTAGTGTGCGCAATTTTATCAGCCTACCTTGTTGAGGTTAGGCTGTCTACACATGTAACCTAAACATGTAACCAAATCGGATGTCCCTCTATCGgaaggatctctctctctctctctctctctctctctctctctctctctctctctctctctctctctctctctctctctctctctctctctctctctctctctctctctctctctctctctctctctctctctctctctctctctctctctctctctctctctctctctctctctctctctctctctctctctctctctctctctctctctctctctctctctctctctctctctctctctctctctctctctctctctctccatataaaCATACAGACCCAGTGTGGTTCCCTCAATCTGCAGCAGTGCAGAGGAGTTGCTCTCCCCCAGAGTATTCGTGGCCTGGCAGAGGTAATATCCTGTCTGAGAGGTCACCAGAGAGGCCAGGTGCAACACCTGTCCCGTTCCGATGGGGACCAGCATGTAGCTGGCGGGGGGTGGTGCAGTACCACTGTACCACCACCAGGTGTAGTTGTGTACGGGTGGGTTGGCAGCACTGCTGCAGGTCAGGTTCACGCTATTTCCTTTCAACAGCTCTCCTTGGGGTTCGACCCACACCGTTGTGTTCCGTGGAAGGACTTGTCAGGAAAACCCCCAAACATaggtttcaaattaaaagtggCACCTTAAAATCATCTTTGATAAGTAACTGACTATTTTTGTTTGCCACAATAATGACATTTGGACatttctttggataaaagcattggataaattaaacaaatataaTTTTCACCTTCAATGCAATCATGAAGAAATTGTCCCTTATACAAAGACCTTATGTATGTATAAGAATCCTCATCAACTCACATTGAACATCGAGGGTTACTGTGTTAGACTGCAGTCTCTCCCAGGCACACTGGTAACTCCCTGCATCGTCCAGCCCGGCCCGGAACGTTGGACTGGCCACTGCTTTTCCATCTCGTGACCACACTACCATGTTGGCTGGGGGATAGCCAATACATTTTGACTTGCAGGTCAGACTCACCATGTCCCTCTCTTTAACAACGGTCGGTACAACGGCAGTGATCCCTGGGTCTAGTGAAGGAACAGAAGGTGCAGGCCTGCTATTTAACAAAagcaacataaaataacataacatttaTAAAATACCAACAGCAAGCAGTATGTAGCCTACCTTGAACGGTCAAAGTAATATATGGTGAAGTGAACCCATCATCGTCTGTCTTTAAACTAACAAAGTACCCTGCTTGGTCAGAGTCAAGTAGCCTGTTGATCTTCAATGTGCACGAACCAGATGTGTCACCCAGGTATTGAACACGTCCTTTCATTGAGGAGGAGTTGAAGAAGAGATTGCTAACCCAGCTGCCAGGTCTTGGCCCTCCTATGTACCAGTTGACCGAAGTGACCCTATGACCGGGTGGATGGCTATAAGAGCATGGTATTGTTACTGATGTCCCTCTAAGAGCGCACTGGCTTTGGTACTCAACAGCCCAGTCGCTGCTCCACACGCCTTTTAGGAGAAAAACATAAGGCAAGATGaggttttattttaaattacttAAGAAAGTAACCAAGCACCTTGTATAAATGATGTAATAACTATTCTAATTCCTTTTGTCACCAGTTAGTAGTAAGAGTATGATAAGACAGAATTTAAGTCAGAAAATGAACATTATTAGCTGATGCAGCACAGAGTAAACCGAAATACCTTTGAACGATCTAAGGCTGAGCCCATAAACAACACATTTTCCAAATTGGACTATACCTTGAATGATGAGCATAATCCCTAGAATTGTCATTTTCTTCTAACCAGCCGTTATTAGAACTATAGCCTACGAACTGTCTTTATTGCAGGCTAgaggaaatgtaaaaaaaaagttccTCTTCCTAGAATGATTCTCAAAATGTAATGCCCTTGGCTTCCTATTTTTGTGTCGTGTTTGTCTTGTCTGCTGTGTTGTAGAGCACACTGCAGCAAATATCTAACAACTTGTCACGGTCTGTCTGCCACGCCTCTTTCAACTTCGCAGCTGGGCTGCATCAGGTGATTAGTGGAGCCTTTAAGTTAGCTGAACAGTGTTCACCTGTTGCCAGATTGTCTTCGCTGTTTGGTTCATGCAAGTCTCTCCAGCAATTCGCCTGTCTCCTGTTCCCGGTATCCGGTTTCCCGATCCTGCCTGTTCTCGACTACGTTCCCCGCCTCGTTCTTCTGGATACTAGTTCGCCTGTATTCCGTCCCGGTTTCCcgaccctgcctgtccccgactacgttccccgCCTCGACCTtctggatcctcgttcgcctgtcttctgtcccggtttcccgatcctgcctgtccccgactacgTTCTCCGCCCCGTCCCCGTTGATTTGGTTGACGAAGTAAAAACGAAATATCATTGTATTTGCTTGTCTGTGAGTCGTGCTTTTGGGTTCAAATCTGCCAGTCTCTTCAGTAGGGCGTGACACAACTTATCTTGAATGTTTAACGTtgatgtttgcatttttgtgcCCTAGGGCGCCTAGCATTTTCGTGCCCTAGAATTCGGATTTGGCTTCTTACGTCTTCTTAAGAACTGTTAGGAGTGGAACGGTTACGAACCATTTCGTGATTTATATAGATAACCCACCCAAGTTTGCTTTCATTTACAATTTTAAAAGCCatggtaaaataataaacacactTAATGGCCGTTTTTGCAAGCATATTATGATGCCCtcggggtcggcttagctcaggaggtagagcagttgtcttgtaaccgaaaggttgctattTCGATCCCCAGCGCCTCCTACCTGAGTGTTGAtgagtccctgagcaagacacttaaccctaactgctcctgacgagtgTCAGGAgctgtgtgtattaaccgatgtaagtcgcattgggtaaaagcatctgctaaatgccctaattgtattGATGCAAAGAGAGATGTTTTCTCTGTCCAAACTGGGGTGAACGGTTGGACGAGGGACAGTGGCGTAGCGTGGTTGCACAAGGCTCTGGTGCAAGTCTTGCGGTGGGCCCCCCGCCATCCGCCCCCACCCATCCCGCACGCATCACAAACATGCTTCCGCTCCCCATAGGGCCTTGGCGGCTAGGCCTACAGCCAAGGACCCAAAGACGAACAAGAACACACAATCATTCTTAGAACCATGGACAGTGACTTAGCATCCCTACATCAGACAACACAAAATCCAAGCACAGAGGGAAAAGGACGCAAGCGCAATCATTATCAGAACCACGGACAGTGACTACTTGCATCAGTGACACACTAGCCTACGATCAAAAACAGAACGCAAATAATCCAAAAAGCAAACATAGCCAATGGACACATACTCCTGGCACAGCGGCCATTTAACCACAACAGAGGTGAAATCCAATTTCCTAGCTCTCTACTTCTCGAAGGAGAGTACGGCCAATCCACTTAATCGTTCCTGCCCCATGGCAATCCTTAGATAGGTCTTCATCAATTTGAGTTTGGATAATGATCACTGACTGGTAACTGGTAAGAAACATGGGCTTATGTCCCTGTTGTAGTGGTCAGAAAGGCGCTGTGCATGCTCATGCAGGGCCTCATCAGTGGCACTCTTCAGTTCTGAGGGTTGGATAGCCTGGAAAAGTTCACTGGTTTTACGCAGAGCAACAACGTCTGCAGTAGCTGATTGGTAATAATGTCCAGGCTGCCATTGAAGAAATTGACCCTGAAGAtgcttttttctcttctgtACCTCTAGGACCCTGGGGGGCCTCGTGAGCCCCATCGGGGGAAGCAGCATCCATAACTACGCCCCTGGTGGGGGATGTAGCCCACCACTGTGAATTCCACCTCCGCGGATGGTGTAACTAACACACATTCAATCTAGGTTGACTTGAGACAGGTTTTCGTGTAGACAGCCTTCCTCACGGTAGCGTTGTCAAGTCACGTGCTTGGCTCGTGTCGCCGGGCATCAAGCAGAGTATTAAGCTAGGGGGGGAAGTCACGTGAACAGCAACACCATGCTGTTCCTTATTTTCTTTATGCAATTATCTTATTCCTAGGGCTTGCAGCGTATTATTAAATATGATCTGCGTTGGCCTTGTCAAAAGCAATGTAAGCTGGAACCCCCTGGTCGCTCTGTGACCACCGCCCACGTTCAGGGAGATTGTGCAGACCATGGGTGTGGTGCAGATAGAacgcagtgtgtgcgtgtgcgcgcgtgcgtgcgtgcgcgcgcgcgagtGGAAACAGGCTGAGGCGGTGGTGAGGATGTTGAGCCCTTCGTGTTTAGAATCCGGATACAATctagatttaaaaaaacaaatggagAATCCACACATTTCTCACTTTTTAATAGGGCTGATGATATTAAACGATGATATTAAATCTCTTGTTTGAACAGGGCTAATAACAATAAATGAGGATGATTTTTCTTATGCATTCAGTGATCCATTCATTTATGGATACATTGCAGAAATTGAAGCTCATGTTCAATTTACTTGTCACAATTAGCATTACGCAAATGTACCAAATATAATCTTCACCAACCGCATCTTGAGCGAGGGAATAAATATTGCAATACGTATAATACATATCAGATATGGATTTTTTTCTAACTTGTCTTTTAACTAATGTGTAATAAAGCGTGTTTTGTCTGCTGAAAGGGTTCTGCTTTACAGTGCAGAACACAGAAGCAGGAACGACTGTAGCCCTATGATGTTGTAATGAGCTCATTAAGTCTTCATTTTGTGTATTGAGCGTAATTCCGAATTGCTTTGATTGATGGTCGACGATTTGACATTTTTTAGCAAAGGACTCATGGAAGGAGGTCATTCTTTTTAAGTATTTATTTGTGATAACTCACAATATCAGAACAGGAGCAACAGTTTATAAGTCTGATTGTAATGACCTTTTTATGAAAACCAGGTTAAAGAAGTGCAGCCAGCAATAATCATTTTGGACTATGAATTTTTTACATTCCAATATTATTTTTGATAACACACAATTTCAGAACAGGAGCCACAGTTTATAAGGAAGATTTTAATGGCATTTTTAAGAAACAAAAGTTAAAGAAGTGCAGCAATAATTATTTTGGACAATGGATTCTTTACATTTCAATAAATGTCGTTTTGCATGATGTTCCGATACGGTCCCCTGATGTGTTTGATTAAAAACAACTATGATGTTCACAATTAGTTTTATTCTTGAAGCGGAATGTTGTTACTGAGTTTTTATGCATCATTGATTTTCACGATTTTATGTTCAGTATGGTAATAAATGCCTTAATTTTTAAGTGTTCTGGTTGTGTTTTCACTTTAAAAGGGAAAGGTTATGCACAACCTACTACTGTttcacatacataaacaaatcCTAATGGTAAAATCATGAGAAGGGTTTTGAAGCTGTGTAATTCATGAATACTATGTCTACTGTAACTGAGTTAGACTGGGTTAGATCGTGGTCTCCTTACATGGGAGAAGTTTGACAGCCTTTTCTGGCAGAATTCGTCGTGCCTAACCCTCACCATGTAAACATAACCAAGTAGTTATGATTACATGGTAGTTGCGTTGCCTAAACCTAACAAATTTGTTTTGTTGCTTAATCCTAACCAAGTTGTTGTGTTGCTTAAACCTAACCAAGTAGTTGTAAATTAATAAGTCACCTTAGTCTAAAAAAGAATACAGGACCTTAACCCTGGTCTCCAGGGTACAACTCATGTGTTTGACCCATTCAGCCAATCCACCACTCTTAAATGGTTATAAAAACTGCAAACCATCGATGATtcttatatattttgtttaatCAAGGGTTAAATTCAGTAGATTCCCGTCATAACACAAACAAAAGACTGTTGCTAAAACGCACAAATGTTAAACCAAAAGCATGCAAAGGCCTCCAATTGAGGCCTTCCAATCCCGGCTGCGCTCTTCTCATGTTGCTTCAGCCACTGAGCTGTAGATCACAGAGTGTCCTGCTGCATCCCCTGCTTCTGTTGGTCTGAGGGAGAACAAGACACAGGGCAATGAACCAACAGACTCGTATCCCTGTACCAAGGACATAGAACCATTATGGTCAACCCACTGGAATGGCTGCTGCTTTGTGTCTCCGGGATTTTCAGGTCTGGTTCCACCAAAATTGCCAAGGGTGGAATAGGCAATTTCACCTCCCTGAGGAAAATAGAAGATCAAATGTCTTTAGATATCTGTGGTATCAATTCATGACAAACAGGTGTCACTCATAACACTAATGATGGTCCCTGTTCTGTATCAGGGCGCAGGCTGCTCTAGTAAAGATAAGTCTGGTACATAAAAGTAGTTAGTGTTATGATTTAAAACTTTGGCTGCCTCTTTGAAAAGGGTCTATAGAGTGAGAGTGAAAATGAGCAATGAAGTAGAGTTGTTTATAGTGCTGGAGAAGAGAACAGAACTACCTGTGCTAAGTCATGCGTGTGGACGTCATCGAGAACCTGGGGAGGAGTCAGTGACCGACTGGGTAATGAAGAGATGTGTACGTTGGCATACATGGAGTCTGGGTCGGGATTGGTTGAAGAGTTGAGGCTCCTCCCACTGGGGCTTCTGGTAGCCATGCTCTGTGTAGGGGAAATGTCTCAATCTATCAAATGTTTGTTTCACAGTATGTGTTATTTGTAACctgccatttaaaaaaaagcctTTTTTCCTGTTTTGTAACAGAGATAGTCTACCAAGGAGAAACAGAATTGGGTGAGtggatgaggagagggaagtGAATTAACAGAGTCGCCAGGCTACACAGCGTTCATttcaaacctttacagacacttttttttacaatttactcCTGATGGCCGAGTTTGTGTTCGGTGTTATTAGTAAATTGCTCTCTTACAGATCCCCGCCTTCAGCAACATGATTGCAAGAAGaattattaaaacaaaaataaagccCCACTCAAAATGGGGCACGTCTTCCATTGGACTTAGATTGATAAGATAAATTGTGATTTTTGGGTCTACAAATAAAACGTTACACTTGATATGCACTCACGTGTTGGTTTTCCTTGGTCTTTTGTTGTTTCCTGTTCAAATGTTGAGAAAAAGACAACGCAGTAATCCACACAGAATATTTAGTGAATGGTGGTTTCAGCAtgtcatgaaaatataaaatgcCTCAGAGAAATCATTTTCATTTAGGTTCAGTTAAATAACGGGCAAGCAACTATTGCACATTGGACTGCAGTACTATCACCATCAGTGATGCTATAACACGTTATTGGAGTTGCATTTGTCTACCTGACCAGTCCTTTCCCTCAGCCCTACACAGTAGCCACCATTGTAATAAGCAGCGTTTAGCCTGTCCACTATTCTGTTCCTTCAATCTCACCATTAACTGTTAATTCTTTCTTCTTTCGTCTCCTTGACTCACCGTGACCAAAGGCAAACCAGCACAGTGAGGGCTACGAAGACTGTGACTCCTACTCCAGATAAGATGAACACAAATTCTCTGCCTGGAGAAAGATAGTTAGAAATTAACAATGGTAAGCAAGGGTAGTCATTTGTAGGGTGGGATTATGGGCCAGTGGCTCGTTAAGAGGCAGACCATCAACTTAATCTAGCAGTTGATAGGATTTAATATTGTCAATCATGCATAATGCTACACAACGTTTATTTTAGTGTGCGCAATTTTATCGGCCTACTTTGTTGAGGTTTGGTCGTCTACACCGAATCAGATGTCCCTCTATCGGaaggacctctctctctctctctctctctctctctctctctctctctctctctctctctctctctctctctctctctctccatataaaCATACAGACCCAGTGTGGTCCCCTCAATCTGCAGCAGTGCAGAGGAGTTGCTCTCCCCCAGAGTATTCGTGGCCTGGCAGAGGTAATATCCTGTCTGAGAGGTCACCAGAGAGGCCAGGTGCAACACCTGTCCCGTTCCGATGAGGTCCAGCATGGAGCTGGCGGGGGGTGGTGCAGTACCACTGTACCACCACCAGGTGTAGTTGTGTATTGGTGGGTTGGCAGCACTGCTGCAGGTCAGGTTCACGCTATTGCCTTTCAACAGCTCTCCTTGGGGTTCGACCCACACCGTTGTGTTCCGTGGAAGGTCTGGTCAGGAAAACCCCCAATCATaggtttcaaattaaaagtggCACCTTAAAGTCATCATTGATAAGTAACtgactatttttgtttttccacaATAATGACATTTGGACATTCTTTGGGTAAAAGCATTGGATAAATTAAGCAAATATTTTTTCACCTTCAATGCAATCATGAAGAAATTGTCCCTTTATAGAAAGACCTTATGTATGTATAAGAATCCTCATCAACTCACATTGAACTTCGAGGGTTACTGTGTTGGACTGCAGTCCCTCCCAGGCACACTGGTAACTCCCTGCATCGTCCAGCCCGGCCCGGAACGTTGGACTGGCCACTGCTTTTCCATCTCGTGACCACACTACCATGTTGGCCGGCGGAGAGCCAATACATTTTGACTTGCAGATCAGACTCACCATGTCCCTCTCTACAACAACGGTCGGTACAACGGCAGTGATCCCTGGGTCTAGTGAAGGAACAGAAGGTGCAGGCCTGCTATTtaacaaaataacataaaataacataacatttaTAAAATACCAACAGCAAGCAGTATGTAGCCTACCTTGAACGGTCAAAGTAATATATGGGGCGGTGAACGCATCATCATCTGTCTTTAATATAACAAAGTACCCTGCTTGGTCAGAGTCAAGCAGCCTGTTGATCTTCAATGTGCACGAACCAGATGTGTCACTCTGGTATTGAAAATGTCCTTTCATTGAGTGGGAGTTGATGAAGGGATATCCAGTCCACCCGCCAGGTAGTGGCTCTCCTCTGTACCAGGTGACCAAAAGTACCCTATGACCGGGTGGATGGCTATAAGAGCATGGTATTGTTACTGATGTCCCTTTAAAAGCGCACTGGCTTTGGTACACAACAGTCAAGTTGCTGCTCCACACGCCTTTTAGAGGAAGGAGAAAAACATAAGGCAAGATGaggttttattttaaattacttAAGAAAGTAACAAAGCACCTTTTATAAATGATGTAATAACTATTCTAAATATAATTCCTTTGGTCACCAGTTAGTA from Gadus morhua chromosome 11, gadMor3.0, whole genome shotgun sequence carries:
- the LOC115554670 gene encoding B-cell receptor CD22 isoform X5, producing the protein MKILGIFLIIQDPGITAVVPTVVVERDMVSLICKSKCIGSPPANMVVWSRDGKAVASPTFRAGLDDAGSYQCAWEGLQSNTVTLEVQYLPRNTTVWVEPQGELLKGNSVNLTCSSAANPPIHNYTWWWYSGTAPPPASSMLDLIGTGQVLHLASLVTSQTGYYLCQATNTLGESNSSALLQIEGTTLGREFVFILSGVGVTVFVALTVLVCLWSRKQQKTKENQHSMATRSPSGRSLNSSTNPDPDSMYANVHISSLPSRSLTPPQVLDDVHTHDLAQGGEIAYSTLGNFGGTRPENPGDTKQQPFQPTEAGDAAGHSVIYSSVAEAT
- the LOC115554670 gene encoding B-cell receptor CD22 isoform X1; its protein translation is MKILGIFLIIQGVWSSNLTVVYQSQCAFKGTSVTIPCSYSHPPGHRVLLVTWYRGEPLPGGWTGYPFINSHSMKGHFQYQSDTSGSCTLKINRLLDSDQAGYFVILKTDDDAFTAPYITLTVQDPGITAVVPTVVVERDMVSLICKSKCIGSPPANMVVWSRDGKAVASPTFRAGLDDAGSYQCAWEGLQSNTVTLEVQYLPRNTTVWVEPQGELLKGNSVNLTCSSAANPPIHNYTWWWYSGTAPPPASSMLDLIGTGQVLHLASLVTSQTGYYLCQATNTLGESNSSALLQIEGTTLGREFVFILSGVGVTVFVALTVLVCLWSRKQQKTKENQHSMATRSPSGRSLNSSTNPDPDSMYANVHISSLPSRSLTPPQVLDDVHTHDLAQGGEIAYSTLGNFGGTRPENPGDTKQQPFQPTEAGDAAGHSVIYSSVAEAT
- the LOC115554670 gene encoding B-cell receptor CD22 isoform X2 — protein: MKILGIFLIIQGVWSSDLAVEYQSQCAFKGTSVTIPCSYSHPHGNRVTLVTWYRGEPLPGGWAGYTFINSTSMKGHFQYLGDTSGSCTLRINGLLDSDQAGYFVILKTNDKDFTSPHITLTVQDPGITAVVPTVVVERDMVSLICKSKCIGSPPANMVVWSRDGKAVASPTFRAGLDDAGSYQCAWEGLQSNTVTLEVQYLPRNTTVWVEPQGELLKGNSVNLTCSSAANPPIHNYTWWWYSGTAPPPASSMLDLIGTGQVLHLASLVTSQTGYYLCQATNTLGESNSSALLQIEGTTLGREFVFILSGVGVTVFVALTVLVCLWSRKQQKTKENQHSMATRSPSGRSLNSSTNPDPDSMYANVHISSLPSRSLTPPQVLDDVHTHDLAQGGEIAYSTLGNFGGTRPENPGDTKQQPFQPTEAGDAAGHSVIYSSVAEAT
- the LOC115554671 gene encoding cell adhesion molecule 3-like codes for the protein MTILGIMLIIQGVWSSDWAVEYQSQCALRGTSVTIPCSYSHPPGHRVTSVNWYIGGPRPGSWVSNLFFNSSSMKGRVQYLGDTSGSCTLKINRLLDSDQAGYFVSLKTDDDGFTSPYITLTVQDPGITAVVPTVVKERDMVSLTCKSKCIGYPPANMVVWSRDGKAVASPTFRAGLDDAGSYQCAWERLQSNTVTLDVQFLPRNTTVWVEPQGELLKGNSVNLTCSSAANPPVHNYTWWWYSGTAPPPASYMLVPIGTGQVLHLASLVTSQTGYYLCQATNTLGESNSSALLQIEGTTLADRASVFIRSGVVVTVLVALTVLVCFCSRKQPKTKENQHSMATSSPIGRSLNSSTNPDPDSMYANVHMSSLPNRSLTPPQVLNDVHTHDSGQTNRSRGCSRTLCDLQLSG